The segment CCACTGTCCAGCCAGTTCAGGCAGAAAGTTTGGCTGCTTCGTCCGCAGCACGGCAGTCACAAACTCTTGCCGACTAAGCTGATTGCGTTGGTCGGGGGCAATTGAATCCGGCCAGAGAGTAGATTGTTTGAGGTAAGCCTCGGTGGCAGCCACTTTCAACCGCGACAATTGCAACACAACTTCAGGATGACCAGCATCCAAACTCGACGATTGGCTGTAGGCAGTATCTAACTGCGTTGAGTCAATCGACGACCATTGCATTTCTAAGGGCTCCGACTGAGCAAACCCAGTGAGTGGCTTCCATCCTTGCCACATCAAAGCAACCAATCCGGCTAACAGACCGGTCAGCCACAGACGACTCTGACCGCCTGGCCGCGATGGCCGCGTCAGCGCTAAGCGTTGCCGCGACTCGCCGACAAACACCCCTACCAGCGCAGCGACCGTCAGAAAGATTGCCGGAATGATCAGGCTAAAATCGACGAGACTCTGCACGGCAATAGCCGACACAGCATACAGCGTCGCTGGCCAAAAACTGATCGCGCGAAACTCGGAACGAAACATGAGTTGGCGAGCCAACCACAGCAGCCCCACCATCGTTGCTAGGATTCCCAAAAAACCCAGTTCCGAAAATACTTCGACAAAGATATTCTCGGCATGATAAATCCAATAGGGCTGCTGGGTATTTCCGGGCATGATGGCAAAGTGGAAGCTGCCTAGACCACTTCCCGTCAACCAATACTGGGATTGATTGAGCGCTAGCTTCCAGAACTCGAGCCGCTTGGGGGAGGACAACTTCTGATCCTCAAGGCGTCTGGCAATCTCTTGGTCCAACTCAAACGACTCAAGAAAGATCAATGACAATACCGCGATGACGCAACATGCCAGTATCCCGGCGACTAGTAAACTTCGATGGCGCCCCAGCGCAAGCAGCAAGGTGATTGATAGCGCAAACAGCAGCGCCACAAACCCACCACGGCTGGCTGCCCCAACTACCCCACCCAACAACACGATCAAGGCCACCGTCAGTATTACCGTCAGCGCGTCGATATCTCGCATCGAATCCTCCAACGAGTGCCGGATACGGCCCGCCAGATTTGTAGCGCGATAGCGCTGAACATGCTCTTCGCGGCGACGTTTGTGCTTTACCGACGCCATCAGCAGCGCGATGGTACAGCCGATGCCAACCGATAGGTATTGAGGAGCCGAATTGCGGGATACGAATGTGGCAAAATAGCTGCCTCCGGGCATATCAAGCAACGTCCATTGACTCCAAGAGATCGCTTGCAACACCCCCAACAACGCTATCATCGTCGTAATGCTGGCCAACGAGTACAACAGCACGCGCCGGCTTGATTTGTCATTGAACAATACTCCCGAGCATAAAAACATCAGCACCGCGGCCGAAAATCCAACTAAGCTGGCCCTCGTCTGAACGGGATGAATACTGATCGCCGTATCTGCCGGCCCGGTTTGGGAGGCCGCTTCTAGCAATTGTGGATCGGACACTTCGACAGCCAGGTACTCAGCAGCCTGCGCGATCACCTGGCGCTCAAAGGCGGCGGTGGGGGCAACGGCTGAGTGCAACCAGTTGGGCAGCGGCATTAACTGAGCCAAAGCCAACAACAACAGCGCGCACAGGCAAAACAGAAATGGGGAATTGGCACGTCGGGCAACCTCCGGTTTAACCATCACGCAAATCCAGGTGCAAATTGCGATGACGGTCAGCCATGGTGCCAGCAGTAACTGCTGCGACCAAGTTACCATGCCAAAATACCACGGCGCGTAGAGTAAAAGCGCGATAATTGATAGCCGCCCGCCCCAGGCCGATATCACGAACAGCCAGCTATCAGCGGCAGTTCGGCGGACTCGCTTTTTTTTATCACCCAAGACGTCACCCCACCCAGACTTCAGTGGCCAAGTCAGCCTGCACCATGCCGCAATGCCGCCCAAACCAACCTAGGGAATCGTTAGCTCTGTTGGCAGGCAAGCTTTGTGGCTGAAAACAGAATCATAGCACTTCTGGAACCACGAAAAACCCTAATTGCTGCTATTGCCT is part of the Pirellulaceae bacterium genome and harbors:
- a CDS encoding O-antigen ligase family protein, which gives rise to MGDKKKRVRRTAADSWLFVISAWGGRLSIIALLLYAPWYFGMVTWSQQLLLAPWLTVIAICTWICVMVKPEVARRANSPFLFCLCALLLLALAQLMPLPNWLHSAVAPTAAFERQVIAQAAEYLAVEVSDPQLLEAASQTGPADTAISIHPVQTRASLVGFSAAVLMFLCSGVLFNDKSSRRVLLYSLASITTMIALLGVLQAISWSQWTLLDMPGGSYFATFVSRNSAPQYLSVGIGCTIALLMASVKHKRRREEHVQRYRATNLAGRIRHSLEDSMRDIDALTVILTVALIVLLGGVVGAASRGGFVALLFALSITLLLALGRHRSLLVAGILACCVIAVLSLIFLESFELDQEIARRLEDQKLSSPKRLEFWKLALNQSQYWLTGSGLGSFHFAIMPGNTQQPYWIYHAENIFVEVFSELGFLGILATMVGLLWLARQLMFRSEFRAISFWPATLYAVSAIAVQSLVDFSLIIPAIFLTVAALVGVFVGESRQRLALTRPSRPGGQSRLWLTGLLAGLVALMWQGWKPLTGFAQSEPLEMQWSSIDSTQLDTAYSQSSSLDAGHPEVVLQLSRLKVAATEAYLKQSTLWPDSIAPDQRNQLSRQEFVTAVLRTKQPNFLPELAGQWTDNPGLAESVSASRAGFELASRHCVFDWRGHWGIFQSTIQVDPVKHALTCARLKLLTHSIPRMQQAVGTCSLIAGDRLMGLDFWRSTLFYHPDQAHRSAALLDGLIDATELMSILPASQLARAALIRVLQDKPNESQVALEMLGKLDIAVLKDELRTDLDWELMAWVAQQLEDEHGYIAALEKVAALRPLDKYVRFRLAKALQAQGDIEEAIRQMEQASRRSSLSVTEQLYLQQLRTLNAASPP